From Caulobacter segnis, a single genomic window includes:
- a CDS encoding MarR family winged helix-turn-helix transcriptional regulator, giving the protein MELDVLSTPGHLISLAARGFARLSEARLKPLGFGVGHLPVLVALRDGQASNQRDLARFARTEQPPMAQMLARMERDGLIARAPDPADGRSSRITLTETAQARLPDAIATLLRGNQEALHGFTDAEAGQLVDLLTRLIANLDQVASAEA; this is encoded by the coding sequence ATGGAACTGGATGTGCTCTCGACGCCGGGACATCTGATCAGCCTGGCGGCGCGCGGCTTCGCCCGGCTGAGCGAGGCGCGGCTGAAACCGCTGGGCTTCGGCGTCGGCCACCTGCCCGTGCTGGTCGCGCTGCGGGACGGTCAGGCCAGCAACCAGCGCGACCTGGCCCGCTTCGCCCGCACCGAACAGCCGCCGATGGCCCAGATGCTGGCCCGCATGGAACGCGACGGCCTGATCGCGCGCGCCCCCGACCCCGCTGATGGACGCAGCAGCCGCATCACCTTAACCGAGACGGCCCAGGCCCGCCTGCCGGACGCGATCGCCACCCTGCTGCGCGGCAACCAGGAAGCATTGCACGGCTTCACCGACGCGGAGGCCGGGCAACTGGTCGACCTGCTGACCCGCCTGATCGCCAACCTGGACCAGGTCGCCAGCGCCGAGGCCTGA
- a CDS encoding BolA family protein, translating into MMGAVADTVRRKLTEAFSPTRLELVDDSDRHHGHAGHSGSGESHFNLRIEAEAFAGKARVMRQRLVMTVLADELAGPIHALSIVATAPGET; encoded by the coding sequence ATCATGGGCGCCGTCGCCGACACCGTTCGCCGCAAGTTGACCGAGGCTTTTTCGCCGACTCGCCTGGAGTTGGTCGACGATAGCGACCGTCACCACGGCCATGCCGGCCACAGCGGTTCGGGCGAGAGCCACTTCAATCTGCGCATCGAGGCCGAGGCCTTTGCCGGCAAGGCCCGGGTGATGCGCCAGCGCTTGGTCATGACGGTGCTGGCCGACGAGTTGGCCGGCCCGATTCACGCCCTTTCCATCGTTGCCACGGCGCCGGGGGAAACGTAA
- the cdd gene encoding cytidine deaminase, whose amino-acid sequence MSAAVTDPTAIELEAARALPDLLSRSYARYSKFTVAAAVIDDEGRVHYGVNVENAAYPVGTCAEQTAIGAMITAGGARSIAKVLIAAGTDAVVQPCGGCRQRIAEFAGQTCEIVSVQGGAPTERVAFWSLLPQSFGPRDLD is encoded by the coding sequence ATGAGCGCCGCCGTCACCGATCCGACCGCTATCGAACTTGAAGCCGCCCGGGCTCTGCCCGACCTGCTGTCGCGATCGTATGCGCGCTATTCGAAGTTCACGGTGGCCGCGGCGGTGATCGACGACGAGGGCCGCGTCCACTACGGCGTCAATGTCGAGAACGCCGCCTATCCGGTCGGCACCTGCGCCGAGCAGACGGCGATCGGGGCGATGATCACGGCCGGCGGCGCGCGGAGCATCGCCAAGGTGCTGATCGCCGCCGGCACCGACGCCGTCGTCCAGCCCTGCGGCGGCTGTCGCCAGCGCATCGCCGAGTTCGCCGGCCAGACCTGCGAGATCGTCTCGGTGCAGGGCGGAGCGCCGACCGAGCGGGTCGCCTTCTGGTCCCTGCTGCCCCAGTCCTTCGGGCCTCGCGACCTGGACTGA
- a CDS encoding ParD-like family protein, translating to MGIVNIEDELHEQLRRASKASYRSINAQAAFWIRIGMLGELNPGLTFQDLVARELKAAGVDAPEPAAAPPLKTVA from the coding sequence GTGGGGATCGTCAATATCGAGGATGAGCTGCACGAGCAGCTGCGCCGGGCCAGCAAGGCCTCGTACCGCTCGATCAACGCCCAGGCCGCGTTCTGGATCAGGATCGGCATGCTGGGCGAGTTGAACCCGGGCCTGACCTTCCAGGACCTGGTGGCCCGCGAACTGAAGGCGGCGGGCGTCGACGCTCCCGAGCCGGCGGCCGCGCCGCCGCTGAAGACCGTGGCATGA
- a CDS encoding response regulator — MTTLSSLKVLVVEDEALVSMLVEDMLTDLGCAIVGPAAEIEEALRLANSADIDAALLDVNLGGRPIFPVADALKARGVPFAFASGYGEAGLTEDHRGATVLQKPFREADLRRVLEGLVGQTA, encoded by the coding sequence ATGACTACACTCTCGTCCCTGAAGGTCCTGGTCGTCGAAGACGAGGCGTTGGTCTCGATGCTCGTCGAGGACATGTTGACCGACCTTGGCTGCGCGATCGTCGGCCCGGCGGCAGAGATCGAGGAAGCCTTGCGCCTGGCGAACTCGGCCGACATCGACGCCGCCCTGCTGGACGTCAATCTGGGCGGCCGACCGATCTTCCCCGTCGCCGACGCCCTGAAGGCGCGCGGCGTGCCGTTCGCCTTCGCCAGCGGCTATGGCGAGGCGGGCCTGACCGAGGACCATCGTGGAGCGACGGTGCTGCAAAAGCCCTTCCGCGAGGCCGATCTGCGCCGCGTGCTCGAGGGCTTGGTCGGCCAGACGGCCTGA
- a CDS encoding nuclear transport factor 2 family protein: protein MDDETRVIEGLYERFNARDIDGVLRQLSDDVAWANGMDGGHVHGHEAVRAYWTRQWSLISPHVEPVGFHRDADGAVVAEVIQTIRDLEGQPIQGQAHGLKDKTVGHVFHLRDGKVARFDIQDG from the coding sequence ATGGATGACGAGACCAGAGTGATCGAAGGCCTCTATGAGCGCTTCAACGCGCGCGACATTGATGGCGTGCTGCGCCAGCTGAGCGACGACGTCGCCTGGGCCAACGGCATGGACGGCGGGCACGTCCACGGCCACGAGGCCGTCCGCGCCTACTGGACGCGCCAGTGGAGCCTGATCAGCCCGCATGTCGAACCGGTGGGCTTTCATCGCGACGCGGACGGGGCGGTGGTCGCCGAGGTGATCCAGACGATCCGCGACCTCGAGGGCCAGCCGATTCAGGGCCAGGCGCATGGGCTGAAGGACAAGACGGTCGGGCATGTCTTCCACCTGCGCGACGGCAAGGTGGCCCGGTTCGATATTCAGGACGGCTAG
- a CDS encoding HlyC/CorC family transporter, with the protein MLTALLGLAPIVVALLTVSALFSAAETSMTGASRARMHQLEREGDTPARRVNKLLSDQETMIGAVLLGNNLINILASALATQVLTTLIPGPWGVAVATAAMTVLVLVFAEVLPKTVAIVRSDDVARALSGPTLLVVRVFGPIIYAIQWIVRRTLRLFGVKLDMAVDVLAAHEEIRGAVDYHHSEGLVESGDRRMLGGVLDLSDMDVSEIMVHRKSMVLLDAGLPARELVREVLEAQHTRVPLYRDEPDNIVGVLHARDLLKALAESPTGVEGLDIAAILREPWFIPDTTNLKDQLNAFLKRKSHFALVVDEYGALQGLVTLEDILEEIVGEIDDEHDTSLDGVRRQADGSVNVDGHVTVRDLNRAMDWRLPEGEAVTIAGLVIHEAQMIPEPGQTFIFHRHRFQVFRRQRNQITALRISAPLDDGNEP; encoded by the coding sequence ATGCTCACCGCCCTGCTCGGCCTCGCGCCCATCGTCGTCGCCCTCCTGACCGTTTCGGCGCTGTTCTCGGCGGCCGAGACGTCGATGACCGGCGCCAGCCGGGCGCGGATGCACCAGCTGGAGCGCGAGGGCGACACGCCCGCCCGGCGCGTCAACAAGCTGCTGAGCGACCAGGAGACGATGATCGGGGCGGTGCTGCTGGGCAACAACCTGATCAACATCCTGGCCTCGGCCCTGGCGACCCAGGTGCTGACCACCCTGATCCCCGGCCCCTGGGGCGTGGCCGTGGCGACGGCGGCGATGACGGTGCTGGTCCTGGTCTTCGCCGAGGTGCTGCCCAAGACGGTGGCCATCGTCCGCTCGGACGACGTGGCCCGCGCCCTGTCCGGTCCCACCCTGCTGGTCGTGCGCGTGTTCGGGCCGATCATCTACGCCATCCAGTGGATCGTCCGCCGCACCCTGCGGCTGTTCGGGGTCAAGCTGGACATGGCCGTCGACGTGCTGGCCGCACACGAGGAGATCCGCGGCGCGGTCGACTACCACCACTCCGAAGGCCTGGTCGAAAGCGGCGACCGGCGGATGCTGGGCGGGGTGCTGGACCTGTCGGACATGGACGTCTCGGAGATCATGGTCCACCGCAAGTCGATGGTCCTGCTGGACGCCGGCCTGCCCGCCCGCGAGCTGGTGCGGGAGGTGCTGGAGGCCCAGCACACCCGCGTGCCGCTCTATCGCGACGAGCCCGACAACATCGTTGGCGTGCTGCACGCCCGCGACCTGCTCAAGGCCCTGGCGGAGTCGCCGACCGGGGTCGAAGGCCTGGACATCGCCGCCATCCTGCGCGAGCCGTGGTTCATCCCCGACACCACCAACCTCAAGGACCAGTTGAACGCTTTCCTCAAGCGCAAGAGCCACTTCGCGCTGGTCGTCGACGAGTACGGCGCCCTGCAGGGCCTGGTGACGCTGGAGGACATTCTGGAGGAGATCGTCGGCGAGATCGACGACGAGCACGACACCAGCCTGGACGGCGTGCGCCGCCAGGCGGACGGCTCGGTCAATGTCGACGGCCACGTCACCGTGCGCGACCTGAACCGGGCCATGGACTGGCGCCTGCCCGAGGGCGAAGCCGTGACGATCGCCGGCCTGGTGATCCACGAGGCCCAGATGATTCCCGAGCCGGGCCAGACCTTCATCTTCCATCGCCACCGATTCCAAGTGTTCCGTAGGCAGAGGAACCAGATCACCGCGCTGCGGATCAGCGCGCCGCTGGACGACGGCAACGAACCCTAA
- a CDS encoding TonB-dependent receptor plug domain-containing protein, with the protein MALKHKLLLATTMLGGLTVFAPSATLAQSAPAAADNSSVEEIVVTGSRIRRDTFNAPVAMSVISGEQIRDSGNTSIAETLLDVPMINANTNAQNSSSSLYLAGQARADIRGLGAARTLVLMDGRRIVFSDASSPAVDLNLIPSMMVERIETVAGGASAVYGSEAIAGVVNVLMKKKYDGIELDAQFGTSQEGDGRERRISFLAGHAFMDGRLNVLAGGEVSHSDPVFQRDRDWAFPGIRRNTVANPQTIIGASRSNTAPTATFQLLGGGVGAARAVTLDYRDPTKVVRLSAPCSTPTVQPTCQDESLIYSGIYNALQGESDRKTFRTYLDYEINDNVKAFLDVSYAKVKGHGYFQPPFSSAAGGGTMPVTLKGDNAYLAGTDATATALRNEWLAAGKALTSAATAQVGKFWTEFGGRDVLTDRDTTRIVAGMEGKFNLLDRNVHWDWYGQYGETGGKTTSINVPNVARVQQATDAVLLNGQIVCRSADARAAGCQPWDLIHGASAAAVAWTNAQSTTDQKVKQTVLSGNLSTDLFNLPAGPVGVAAGLEYRKEESSFEQDALGASGALFFNAIGKRAGKYDVREAYGEIRVPLLKDMILADDLSLEFAGRAADYSTIGHTKQYEMRALWAPVRDIRFRASQGSAVRAPNIVELYSPQSVNFTTAAVDPCDKDSYAGASATQKAARNATCAAAIPGWNSATFVSNIGTGRPSLQLTQGGNPQLGPETAKTYQLGVVVQPRWIPRLSVSLDFFKYNISDQVGTIPINTLFQQLCYDSTQAYASNPFCALIVRDPTGTTGGAVVGGVKTVSLTNQNVAKVKVEGWDASAEYGFNTEDVFKRDLGSLAFRVDATWMYRWALQGLPGQAYTQQANNISNATPEWKAQGSVQWTYNKFSAAWTTHYIGSMASTNAFSSTQLDPYYTGDYWSHDVRAKYEIDDKLQIRGGIQNVTNETPPYLPETIQGTGTGSSSYDNRGRYYYVGVTMRY; encoded by the coding sequence ATGGCGTTGAAACACAAGCTGCTCCTGGCGACGACGATGCTGGGTGGGCTGACGGTGTTCGCACCTTCCGCGACCCTGGCGCAGAGCGCACCGGCCGCCGCGGACAACAGCTCCGTCGAGGAAATCGTGGTCACCGGTTCGCGCATCCGTCGCGACACCTTCAACGCCCCGGTGGCGATGTCGGTGATCAGCGGTGAGCAGATCCGCGACTCGGGCAACACGTCGATCGCCGAGACCCTGCTCGACGTGCCGATGATCAACGCCAACACCAACGCGCAGAACTCGTCCAGCTCGCTGTACCTGGCCGGCCAGGCCCGCGCCGACATCCGCGGCCTGGGCGCCGCGCGCACCCTGGTCCTGATGGACGGCCGCCGCATCGTCTTCTCGGACGCCTCCTCGCCCGCCGTCGACCTGAACCTGATCCCGTCGATGATGGTCGAGCGCATCGAGACCGTCGCGGGCGGCGCCTCGGCCGTTTATGGCTCGGAAGCCATCGCCGGCGTCGTCAACGTGCTGATGAAGAAGAAGTACGACGGCATCGAACTGGACGCTCAGTTCGGGACCTCGCAGGAAGGTGACGGCCGTGAGCGCCGCATCTCGTTCCTGGCCGGTCACGCCTTCATGGACGGCCGCCTGAACGTGCTCGCCGGCGGCGAAGTCTCGCACTCCGACCCCGTCTTCCAAAGGGATCGCGACTGGGCGTTCCCGGGCATCCGCCGCAACACCGTGGCCAACCCGCAGACCATCATCGGCGCCAGCCGCTCGAACACCGCCCCGACGGCGACGTTCCAGCTGCTGGGCGGCGGGGTCGGCGCGGCGCGCGCCGTGACCCTCGACTACCGCGACCCGACCAAGGTCGTGCGCCTGAGCGCTCCGTGCTCGACCCCGACGGTGCAGCCGACCTGTCAGGACGAGTCGCTGATCTACAGCGGCATCTACAACGCGCTGCAGGGCGAGAGCGACCGCAAGACGTTCCGCACCTACCTCGACTACGAAATCAACGACAACGTGAAGGCGTTCCTGGACGTCAGCTACGCCAAGGTGAAGGGCCACGGCTACTTCCAGCCGCCGTTCTCGTCGGCGGCCGGCGGCGGCACCATGCCCGTCACCCTGAAGGGCGATAACGCCTATCTGGCCGGTACGGACGCCACGGCGACCGCCCTGCGCAACGAGTGGCTGGCCGCGGGCAAGGCCCTGACCTCGGCTGCAACCGCCCAGGTCGGCAAGTTCTGGACCGAGTTCGGCGGCCGTGACGTGCTCACCGACCGCGACACCACCCGCATCGTCGCCGGCATGGAAGGCAAGTTCAACCTCCTGGACCGCAACGTCCACTGGGACTGGTACGGCCAATACGGCGAAACCGGCGGCAAGACGACCTCGATTAACGTTCCGAACGTGGCGCGCGTCCAGCAAGCCACCGACGCGGTCCTGCTGAACGGCCAGATCGTCTGCCGCAGCGCCGACGCCCGCGCCGCCGGCTGCCAGCCCTGGGACCTGATCCATGGGGCCTCGGCCGCCGCCGTCGCCTGGACCAACGCCCAGTCGACCACCGACCAGAAGGTCAAGCAGACGGTCCTGTCGGGCAACCTGTCGACCGACCTGTTCAACCTGCCGGCCGGTCCGGTGGGCGTGGCCGCCGGCCTGGAATACCGCAAGGAAGAGAGCAGCTTCGAACAGGACGCCCTGGGCGCCTCGGGCGCGCTGTTCTTCAACGCCATCGGCAAGCGCGCCGGCAAGTACGACGTGCGTGAAGCGTACGGCGAAATCCGCGTTCCGCTGCTGAAGGACATGATCCTGGCCGACGACCTGTCGCTGGAGTTCGCCGGCCGCGCCGCCGACTATTCGACGATCGGTCACACCAAGCAGTACGAAATGCGCGCGCTGTGGGCCCCGGTCCGCGACATCCGCTTCCGCGCCAGCCAGGGTAGCGCCGTTCGCGCGCCGAACATCGTCGAGCTGTACTCGCCGCAAAGCGTGAACTTCACGACGGCCGCGGTCGACCCCTGCGACAAGGACTCCTACGCCGGCGCCTCGGCCACGCAGAAGGCCGCTCGTAACGCCACCTGCGCCGCCGCCATCCCGGGCTGGAACTCGGCGACCTTCGTGTCGAACATCGGCACGGGCCGTCCGTCGCTGCAGCTGACCCAGGGCGGCAACCCGCAACTGGGCCCGGAAACGGCCAAGACCTACCAGCTGGGCGTCGTCGTCCAGCCGCGTTGGATCCCGCGCCTGTCGGTGTCGCTGGACTTCTTCAAGTACAACATCTCGGATCAGGTCGGCACGATCCCGATCAACACCCTGTTCCAGCAGCTGTGCTATGACTCGACCCAGGCCTACGCCAGCAACCCGTTCTGCGCCCTGATCGTCCGCGATCCGACCGGCACCACCGGCGGCGCCGTGGTCGGCGGCGTGAAAACGGTCAGCCTGACCAACCAGAACGTGGCCAAGGTCAAGGTCGAGGGCTGGGATGCGTCGGCCGAATACGGCTTCAACACCGAAGACGTGTTCAAGCGCGACCTGGGTTCGCTGGCGTTCCGCGTCGACGCGACCTGGATGTACCGCTGGGCTCTGCAAGGCCTGCCGGGCCAAGCCTATACCCAACAGGCGAACAACATCTCGAACGCCACGCCCGAGTGGAAGGCCCAGGGTTCGGTGCAGTGGACTTACAACAAGTTCTCGGCCGCCTGGACCACGCACTACATCGGCTCGATGGCTTCGACGAACGCCTTCTCGTCGACCCAGCTGGACCCGTACTACACGGGCGACTACTGGAGCCACGACGTGCGCGCCAAGTACGAGATCGACGACAAGCTGCAGATCCGCGGCGGCATCCAGAATGTCACCAACGAGACGCCGCCCTACCTGCCGGAAACCATTCAGGGCACGGGCACGGGTTCGTCGAGCTACGACAACCGCGGCCGCTACTACTATGTCGGCGTGACCATGCGTTACTAA
- a CDS encoding J domain-containing protein, with translation MNRPFEYRPKFTDIRVRPPKKGEDDPVNDVLGLKPGEKRCDHPDCRLAGSTKAPKSRDLPNQHYWFCQQHAAEYNKNWNFYAGMSEAQIRAAQETERMTGGRPTWSFKADANSREAAAAAARDARAFADPFGIFRAQQRRAESQRSAAERSLGKLERQALADLDLEAGADSAAIKAKYKELLKRCHPDANGGDRSAEHKLQRVIKAYKQLQKAGMVKS, from the coding sequence ATGAACCGGCCGTTCGAGTACCGTCCCAAATTCACCGACATCCGGGTCCGGCCGCCCAAGAAGGGCGAGGACGACCCGGTGAACGACGTCCTGGGCCTCAAGCCCGGCGAAAAGCGCTGCGATCATCCCGACTGTCGTCTGGCGGGATCGACCAAGGCGCCGAAGTCGCGCGACCTGCCGAACCAGCACTACTGGTTCTGTCAGCAGCACGCGGCCGAATACAACAAGAACTGGAACTTCTACGCCGGCATGAGCGAGGCGCAGATTCGCGCCGCCCAGGAAACCGAGCGGATGACTGGCGGCCGGCCGACCTGGAGCTTCAAGGCCGACGCCAATTCGCGCGAGGCCGCCGCCGCGGCCGCTCGCGACGCCCGCGCCTTCGCCGACCCGTTCGGCATTTTCCGCGCCCAGCAGCGTCGCGCCGAATCACAGCGCTCGGCCGCCGAGCGCAGCCTAGGCAAGCTGGAGCGCCAGGCCCTGGCCGACCTGGACCTGGAAGCCGGCGCCGACAGCGCGGCGATCAAGGCCAAGTACAAGGAGCTGCTCAAGCGCTGCCACCCCGACGCCAATGGCGGCGACCGCAGCGCCGAGCACAAGCTGCAGCGGGTCATCAAGGCCTACAAGCAGCTGCAGAAGGCGGGAATGGTGAAGTCCTGA
- a CDS encoding sensor histidine kinase — protein MAELERALADEVRKSETLARVTEAIASSTDIDTCVQAVIDGAREISGAAFGAFFYNRVEADGESYALFRLSGAAPEAFAGFPKVRKTELFAPTFENTGVVRSDDITLDPRYGRNAPRRGMPEHHLPVRSYLAIPVATRQGEVLGGLFFGDPEIGRFSARDETLLVGLGAQVAATIESIKLNASALAELGHRRKTEERLKFALDSGRMGSWDLDVATKAYEASDLCKLNYGRRADETFTFADLIATIHPEDRPRILAAIEAAIRDGADYDVEYRVVHPNGELRWLHARGRAAQTADDGGVRRLAGVSLDITERKRAEERQKLLVNELNHRVKNSLATVQSIAAQTLRSNASPEFFREAFETRLIALSQTHDLLTRESWAGASLREVFDVELHAMAGEDRVGFAYDADVRLNPKAAVALGMGIHELATNAAKYGALSGPDGRVAVDWSIEDGVLRLTWTESGGPPVTPPARRGFGARLLERGLAAELSGGVELTYDATGLVCQMALPLRALEP, from the coding sequence TTGGCCGAACTGGAACGCGCGCTGGCCGACGAGGTTCGCAAGTCCGAGACCCTGGCGCGGGTGACCGAGGCGATCGCCTCCAGCACCGATATCGACACCTGCGTACAGGCGGTGATCGATGGCGCCCGCGAGATCAGCGGCGCCGCCTTCGGGGCCTTCTTCTACAATCGGGTCGAGGCGGACGGGGAATCCTACGCGCTGTTTCGCCTGTCGGGCGCCGCGCCCGAGGCGTTCGCCGGCTTTCCCAAGGTGCGCAAGACCGAGCTGTTCGCCCCGACCTTCGAAAACACGGGCGTGGTGCGCTCGGACGACATCACCCTGGACCCGCGCTATGGCCGCAACGCGCCGCGCCGGGGCATGCCCGAGCATCACCTGCCCGTCCGCAGCTACCTGGCCATCCCGGTCGCCACGCGACAGGGCGAGGTGCTGGGCGGCCTGTTCTTCGGCGATCCCGAGATCGGCCGGTTCTCGGCCCGCGACGAGACCCTGCTGGTGGGCCTGGGCGCCCAGGTCGCCGCCACCATCGAGTCGATCAAGCTGAACGCCAGCGCCCTGGCCGAGTTGGGTCATCGCCGCAAGACCGAGGAGCGCCTGAAGTTCGCCCTCGATTCCGGGCGCATGGGCTCGTGGGACCTGGACGTGGCGACCAAGGCCTACGAGGCCTCGGACCTCTGCAAGCTCAACTACGGCCGCCGCGCGGACGAGACCTTCACCTTCGCCGACCTGATCGCCACCATTCATCCCGAAGACCGCCCGCGCATCCTGGCGGCGATCGAGGCCGCGATCCGCGACGGGGCCGACTACGACGTCGAATATCGCGTGGTGCATCCGAACGGCGAACTGCGCTGGCTGCACGCCCGCGGCCGCGCGGCCCAGACCGCCGACGACGGCGGCGTGCGGCGCCTGGCCGGGGTCTCGCTGGACATCACCGAGCGCAAGCGCGCCGAGGAACGCCAGAAGCTGCTGGTCAACGAACTGAATCACAGGGTGAAGAACAGCCTGGCGACCGTGCAGTCGATCGCCGCCCAGACCCTGCGCTCCAACGCCTCGCCCGAATTCTTCCGCGAGGCCTTCGAGACCCGCCTGATCGCCCTGTCCCAGACCCACGACCTCTTGACCCGCGAGAGCTGGGCCGGCGCCAGCCTGCGCGAGGTGTTCGACGTCGAGCTGCACGCCATGGCCGGCGAGGACCGCGTGGGCTTCGCCTATGACGCCGACGTGCGCCTCAACCCGAAGGCCGCCGTGGCCCTGGGCATGGGCATCCACGAACTGGCGACCAACGCGGCCAAGTACGGGGCCCTTTCGGGTCCCGACGGCCGCGTGGCCGTGGACTGGTCCATAGAGGACGGCGTGCTGCGCCTGACCTGGACCGAAAGCGGCGGCCCACCCGTCACCCCACCGGCCCGTCGCGGCTTCGGCGCCCGCCTTCTGGAGCGCGGCCTCGCGGCCGAGCTATCCGGCGGGGTCGAGCTGACCTATGATGCGACGGGACTCGTCTGCCAAATGGCGTTGCCCCTGCGCGCGCTGGAGCCCTGA
- the map gene encoding type I methionyl aminopeptidase, which produces MTVEHEDQLEKLRVVGALVARTLAAMGAALEPGMTTKELDDIGRALLEKDGARSAPELTYNFPGATCISVGPDCAHGIPGDTVVKAGDLINIDVSAELDGYFGDTGASFAVPPVTKRVERLCRDGRRAMWAGIRAVKPGARLNEVGRSIEAFAQKNGYSLVRNLASHGVGLSLHDEPREIATWNEPRDRRLIPEGLVFTIEPFLSLGADWVDELDDGWTLRPPRGQPTVQYEHTLVATRNGPLVLTLA; this is translated from the coding sequence ATGACCGTCGAGCACGAGGACCAGCTGGAGAAGCTGCGCGTCGTCGGCGCCCTGGTGGCCCGCACCCTGGCGGCGATGGGCGCGGCGCTGGAGCCGGGCATGACCACCAAGGAGCTGGACGACATCGGCCGCGCCCTGCTGGAGAAGGACGGCGCCCGCTCGGCCCCGGAGCTGACCTACAATTTCCCCGGCGCGACCTGCATCTCGGTCGGTCCCGACTGCGCGCACGGCATCCCCGGCGACACGGTGGTCAAGGCCGGCGACCTGATCAATATCGACGTCTCGGCCGAGCTGGACGGCTATTTCGGCGACACCGGCGCCAGCTTCGCGGTGCCGCCGGTGACCAAGCGCGTCGAGCGCCTGTGCCGCGACGGCCGTCGGGCGATGTGGGCGGGCATCCGGGCCGTGAAGCCCGGCGCGCGCCTCAACGAGGTCGGCCGTTCCATCGAGGCCTTCGCCCAGAAGAACGGCTACAGCCTGGTCCGCAACCTGGCCAGCCACGGGGTCGGCCTTTCGCTGCACGACGAGCCGCGCGAGATCGCCACCTGGAACGAGCCGCGCGACCGCCGGCTGATCCCCGAGGGCCTGGTCTTCACCATCGAGCCGTTCCTGTCGCTGGGCGCCGACTGGGTCGATGAGCTGGACGACGGCTGGACCCTGCGCCCGCCGCGCGGCCAGCCCACGGTGCAGTACGAACACACCCTGGTCGCCACTCGCAACGGCCCGCTGGTTCTGACCCTGGCCTAG
- a CDS encoding LysR family transcriptional regulator — protein sequence MDRIEAMRVFVAALDEGSLAGAARRLNRSPAAVSRAIAFLEDHVGVELLHRTTRTLRLSEAGGRYAPACRRILTDLEEADLAALGERSAPRGTLTISAPPISGEDILRPVVDAYLRAYPAVSVNLLLLDRPANLVEEGIDIALRVGQLPDSSLIATRVGGDVRRVVVASPRYLETHPRIAEPGDLAQHQIVTTTHFGHDTWVFPPAPGATIARSAHFKPRLVVNSVRAALASAVEGLGVTRLYAYHVAARVLDGSLRVVLRDAEPPSMPVHLITPQGRTSAPKVRAFLDFAAPRLKTAFASLAADAEVLASR from the coding sequence ATGGATCGGATCGAAGCGATGCGCGTGTTCGTCGCCGCGCTGGACGAAGGCAGCCTGGCCGGGGCCGCGCGGCGGCTGAACCGCTCGCCGGCCGCCGTCAGCCGGGCCATCGCCTTCCTGGAGGACCATGTCGGGGTCGAGCTCCTGCATCGCACCACCCGCACCCTGCGGCTCAGCGAGGCGGGCGGACGCTACGCCCCGGCCTGCCGCCGCATCCTGACCGACCTGGAGGAAGCCGACCTCGCCGCCCTGGGCGAGCGCTCGGCGCCGCGCGGGACTCTGACCATTTCGGCCCCGCCGATCAGCGGCGAGGACATCCTGCGTCCCGTCGTCGACGCCTATCTGCGGGCCTATCCCGCCGTGTCGGTGAACCTGCTGCTGCTGGACCGTCCCGCCAACCTGGTCGAGGAAGGCATCGATATCGCCCTGCGCGTCGGCCAGTTGCCGGACTCCTCGCTGATCGCCACGCGGGTCGGCGGCGACGTGCGGCGCGTCGTCGTCGCCTCGCCCCGCTATTTGGAGACGCACCCGCGCATCGCGGAGCCCGGCGACCTGGCTCAGCACCAGATCGTCACCACCACCCACTTCGGCCACGACACCTGGGTGTTTCCGCCGGCCCCGGGCGCGACGATCGCCCGGTCTGCGCATTTCAAGCCGCGCCTGGTGGTCAACAGCGTGCGCGCCGCCCTGGCCTCGGCGGTCGAGGGCCTGGGGGTGACGCGGCTCTACGCCTATCACGTCGCCGCCCGCGTCCTGGACGGATCCTTGCGGGTGGTGCTGCGCGACGCCGAGCCGCCGTCGATGCCGGTGCATCTGATAACGCCGCAGGGCCGGACCTCGGCCCCGAAAGTCCGCGCCTTCCTCGACTTCGCCGCGCCTCGGTTGAAGACCGCCTTCGCCAGCCTGGCGGCGGACGCCGAGGTGCTGGCGTCAAGGTGA